The Papaver somniferum cultivar HN1 chromosome 3, ASM357369v1, whole genome shotgun sequence genome includes a region encoding these proteins:
- the LOC113357811 gene encoding uncharacterized protein LOC113357811 isoform X2 has product MRSKRLELQEALKMQKHKPSTKKRQEALQNQRLSTTKPRSASINNGRRENEILTDVADERPNAVAPEKQKSSATKSCSGFITGRRAKKVVTDAVVGERLNAFALEKQRSLTIKPHISFVNGQREKESVTEAVEKQTSSTTKSCSAVNDDSWANEIVRITVDARLDAVSFKKQRLSTTEPSSAFVNHRKESEIVTDQEDERLNAVADMLDAGKDTGDEDAETPDTWTDTRDEDADILDADGDRYVRIAEDQLLPTDSDEDAGVLDADGNRYMQIAEDQLLRTDSDEDADVLDANVYGDVPIVEDIDSDEGADTLDGDANDDIEIVEDQWQPTIAYCSSNGQGSTSMPSDTRIPIIFDKYGRPCDVGSEEFVTDIGRILRAHCPPAIDSWKIVPNSIKENIWKAVVIRYVVPEVYKPSILEKARKSLKSWKHSLRLELDKYETVAERKINIPWRLITKREDWESFVDFCNTDEDRKRREAGRKAREKLEFLHSCGRKGIFRKIYELEKENSTAEVSRAAIFVDTHFSKNMNDPKMRLVKELVEANPDGQKDIDNDAVALVYGRDSRGSVKGMGGGVSRTMIHASAPSLEILRKVEQENKSLRSDLHLLRTQLGLHTPNDTSTPSNQSAPQTQNRTSTASNQSAVHTQNRTSTPSNQSVPRTQNHPSTPPNQSAPHTQNRTSTPSNQSAPQAPEVSNLPARLRLVPESSNLPGRSHSNLPARSRLVPEASKLPARSRFAPEASKLPARSRLTPEASNLPALSRLAPEVSNSPVPSRLAPEVSNFPARAPPVSNMHSNSCFINNFKGRTIALGSFNAADPPMEHAYSLSIEEIFDRDADLFDRDGKLGDIMIGGVINWPKACVEFNLPASSCFIRNFKGRIIASGSFNTTDSPALHVCSVIVKEIYDRHAELFDEDGKLGDIMIGCVINWPSACITPCQS; this is encoded by the exons ATGAGGTCGAAAAGACTGGAACTACAAGAAGCTCTCAAGATGCAGAAGCATAAGCCGTCAACAAAAAAACGTCAAGAAGCTCTCCAGAACCAGAGGCTGTCAACAACAAAACCACGCTCTGCATCTATCAACAacggaagaagagaaaatgaaattCTGACTGATGTAGCGGATGAAAGACCCAACGCTGTCGCTCCCGAGAAGCAAAAGTCTTCAGCAACAAAATCATGTTCTGGATTCATAACTGGCCGAAGAGCAAAAAAAGTTGTGACTGATGCAGTAGTGGGTGAAAGACTCAATGCTTTTGCTCTCGAGAAGCAGAGGTCGTTAACTATAAAACCACACATTTCGTTCGTTAATGGCCAAAGGGAAAAAGAAAGTGTGACAGAAGCAGTGGAGAAGCAgacttcttcaacaacaaaatcATGTTCTGCAGTCAACGATGATAGTTGGGCAAACGAAATTGTTAGGATCACAGTGGATGCAAGACTGGACGCTGTTAGTTTCAAGAAGCAGAGGTTGTCAACAACTGAACCATCTTCTGCATTTGTTAATCACAGGAAGGAAAGTGAAATTGTGACCGATCAAGAGGATGAAAGACTCAATGCTGTTGCTGACATGCTTGATGCTGGGAAGGATACTGGAGATGAAGATGCCGAGACACCTGATACTTGGACTGATACTAGAGATGAAGATGCTGACATACTTGATGCGGATGGAGACAG GTACGTGCGAATTGCGGAAGACCAATTGTTACCCACCGACTCTGATGAAGATGCTGGTGTGCTTGATGCGGATGGAAACAGGTACATGCAAATTGCAGAAGACCAATTGTTGCGCACCGACTCTGATGAAGATGCTGACGTGCTTGATGCCAATGTATACGGTGACGTGCCAATTGTGGAAGACATTGACTCTGATGAAGGTGCTGACACACTTGATGGCGATGCAAATGATGACATAGAAATTGTGGAAGATCAATGGCAACCCACTATAGCATACTGCTCAAGTAATGGCCAAGGAAGCACTTCGATGCCATCAG ATACCCGTATCCCAATTATATTCGACAAATATGGGCGGCCTTGTGATGTTGGGTCGGAAGAATTTGTGACGGATATTGGAAGGATACTACGAGCACATTGTCCTCCTGCAATCGATTCTTGGAAAATTGTTCCAAACAGCAtcaaagaaaatatttggaaGGCTGTTGTT ATTAGGTATGTCGTACCTGAAGTTTATAAGCCCAGTATTTTGGAAAAGGCTAGAAAATCTTTGAAAAGTTGGAAGCATAGTCTGCGTTTAGAGTTGGATAAATATGAGACCGTTGCTGAGAGAAAAATAAATATTCCATGGCGTCTGATTACAAAGAGAGAAGATTGGGAGAGTTTTGTTGATTTCTGCAATACTGACGAGGATAGGAAACGTCGCGAAGCTGGTAGAAAAGCTAGAGAAAAACTTGAATTTTTACACTCATGTGGCAGGAAAGGAATTTTTCGCAAAATATATGAATTG GAAAAAGAGAATTCAACTGCCGAAGTTAGCAGAGCTGCGATATTTGTTGACACCCACTTTTCCAAGAATATGAATGATCCTAAAATG AGATTAGTTAAAGAGCTTGTAGAAGCTAATCCAGACGGTCAAAAAGATATCGACAACGATGCTGTCGCACTG GTATATGGACGTGATTCACGAGGTTCAGTAAAAGGCATGGGAGGAGGTGTTTCGAGGACTATGATACATGCTTCGGCTCCAAGTTTAGAGATTCTTCGCAAAGTTGAGCAAGAAAACAAGAGTTTGCGGTCTGATCTCCATTTACTCCGAACACAATTAGGATTACACACACCGAATGATACTTCTACACCATCAAATCAATCTGCGCCTCAGACACAAAATCGTACTTCTACAGCATCAAATCAATCTGCGGTGCACACACAAAACCGTACTTCTACACCATCAAATCAATCTGTGCCTCGGACACAAAATCATCCTTCTACACCACCAAATCAATCTGCGCCGCACACACAAAACCGCACTTCTACACCATCAAATCAATCTGCGCCTCAG GCACCTGAAGTGTCCAACTTGCCTGCTCGTTTACGTTTGGTACCTGAATCGTCCAACTTGCCTGGTCGTTCACATTCCAACTTGCCTGCTCGATCACGTTTGGTACCTGAAGCGTCCAAATTGCCTGCTCGATCACGCTTCGCACCTGAAGCGTCCAAATTGCCTGCTCGTTCACGCCTGACACCTGAAGCATCCAACTTGCCTGCTCTTTCACGCTTGGCACCTGAAGTGTCCAACTCGCCTGTTCCTTCACGTTTAGCACCTGAAGTGTCCAATTTTCCTGCTCGTGCACCTCCTGTGTCCAACATGCATTCTAACTCATGTTTCATAAATAACTTTAAAGGAAGAACCATTGCTTTAGGTAGTTTTAACGCTGCTGATCCACCAATGGAACATGCCTACAGTTTAAGCATCGAAGAAATATTCGACAGAGATGCAGATTTATTTGATAGAGATGGGAAGCTTGGAGATATTATGATTGGGGGCGTTATTAATTGGCCAAAAGCATGTGTTGAGTTCAACTTGCCAGCTAGCTCATGTTTTATAAGAAATTTCAAAGGAAGAATTATTGCTTCCGGTAGTTTCAACACTACTGATTCACCTGCGCTTCATGTCTGCAGTGTAATTGTCAAAGAAATTTATGACAGACATGCAGAATTATTTGATGAAGATGGGAAGCTTGGGGACATTATGATCGGGTGTGTGATTAATTGGCCAAGTGCATGTATTACGCCTTGTCAATCATAA
- the LOC113357811 gene encoding uncharacterized protein LOC113357811 isoform X1: MRSKRLELQEALKMQKHKPSTKKRQEALQNQRLSTTKPRSASINNGRRENEILTDVADERPNAVAPEKQKSSATKSCSGFITGRRAKKVVTDAVVGERLNAFALEKQRSLTIKPHISFVNGQREKESVTEAVEKQTSSTTKSCSAVNDDSWANEIVRITVDARLDAVSFKKQRLSTTEPSSAFVNHRKESEIVTDQEDERLNAVADMLDAGKDTGDEDAETPDTWTDTRDEDADILDADGDRYVQVLEDQLLSTDSDEDSNILDADGNRYVRIAEDQLLPTDSDEDAGVLDADGNRYMQIAEDQLLRTDSDEDADVLDANVYGDVPIVEDIDSDEGADTLDGDANDDIEIVEDQWQPTIAYCSSNGQGSTSMPSDTRIPIIFDKYGRPCDVGSEEFVTDIGRILRAHCPPAIDSWKIVPNSIKENIWKAVVIRYVVPEVYKPSILEKARKSLKSWKHSLRLELDKYETVAERKINIPWRLITKREDWESFVDFCNTDEDRKRREAGRKAREKLEFLHSCGRKGIFRKIYELEKENSTAEVSRAAIFVDTHFSKNMNDPKMRLVKELVEANPDGQKDIDNDAVALVYGRDSRGSVKGMGGGVSRTMIHASAPSLEILRKVEQENKSLRSDLHLLRTQLGLHTPNDTSTPSNQSAPQTQNRTSTASNQSAVHTQNRTSTPSNQSVPRTQNHPSTPPNQSAPHTQNRTSTPSNQSAPQAPEVSNLPARLRLVPESSNLPGRSHSNLPARSRLVPEASKLPARSRFAPEASKLPARSRLTPEASNLPALSRLAPEVSNSPVPSRLAPEVSNFPARAPPVSNMHSNSCFINNFKGRTIALGSFNAADPPMEHAYSLSIEEIFDRDADLFDRDGKLGDIMIGGVINWPKACVEFNLPASSCFIRNFKGRIIASGSFNTTDSPALHVCSVIVKEIYDRHAELFDEDGKLGDIMIGCVINWPSACITPCQS; this comes from the exons ATGAGGTCGAAAAGACTGGAACTACAAGAAGCTCTCAAGATGCAGAAGCATAAGCCGTCAACAAAAAAACGTCAAGAAGCTCTCCAGAACCAGAGGCTGTCAACAACAAAACCACGCTCTGCATCTATCAACAacggaagaagagaaaatgaaattCTGACTGATGTAGCGGATGAAAGACCCAACGCTGTCGCTCCCGAGAAGCAAAAGTCTTCAGCAACAAAATCATGTTCTGGATTCATAACTGGCCGAAGAGCAAAAAAAGTTGTGACTGATGCAGTAGTGGGTGAAAGACTCAATGCTTTTGCTCTCGAGAAGCAGAGGTCGTTAACTATAAAACCACACATTTCGTTCGTTAATGGCCAAAGGGAAAAAGAAAGTGTGACAGAAGCAGTGGAGAAGCAgacttcttcaacaacaaaatcATGTTCTGCAGTCAACGATGATAGTTGGGCAAACGAAATTGTTAGGATCACAGTGGATGCAAGACTGGACGCTGTTAGTTTCAAGAAGCAGAGGTTGTCAACAACTGAACCATCTTCTGCATTTGTTAATCACAGGAAGGAAAGTGAAATTGTGACCGATCAAGAGGATGAAAGACTCAATGCTGTTGCTGACATGCTTGATGCTGGGAAGGATACTGGAGATGAAGATGCCGAGACACCTGATACTTGGACTGATACTAGAGATGAAGATGCTGACATACTTGATGCGGATGGAGACAGGTACGTGCAAGTTCTGGAGGACCAATTGTTATCCACCGACTCTGATGAAGACAGTAACATACTTGATGCGGATGGAAACAGGTACGTGCGAATTGCGGAAGACCAATTGTTACCCACCGACTCTGATGAAGATGCTGGTGTGCTTGATGCGGATGGAAACAGGTACATGCAAATTGCAGAAGACCAATTGTTGCGCACCGACTCTGATGAAGATGCTGACGTGCTTGATGCCAATGTATACGGTGACGTGCCAATTGTGGAAGACATTGACTCTGATGAAGGTGCTGACACACTTGATGGCGATGCAAATGATGACATAGAAATTGTGGAAGATCAATGGCAACCCACTATAGCATACTGCTCAAGTAATGGCCAAGGAAGCACTTCGATGCCATCAG ATACCCGTATCCCAATTATATTCGACAAATATGGGCGGCCTTGTGATGTTGGGTCGGAAGAATTTGTGACGGATATTGGAAGGATACTACGAGCACATTGTCCTCCTGCAATCGATTCTTGGAAAATTGTTCCAAACAGCAtcaaagaaaatatttggaaGGCTGTTGTT ATTAGGTATGTCGTACCTGAAGTTTATAAGCCCAGTATTTTGGAAAAGGCTAGAAAATCTTTGAAAAGTTGGAAGCATAGTCTGCGTTTAGAGTTGGATAAATATGAGACCGTTGCTGAGAGAAAAATAAATATTCCATGGCGTCTGATTACAAAGAGAGAAGATTGGGAGAGTTTTGTTGATTTCTGCAATACTGACGAGGATAGGAAACGTCGCGAAGCTGGTAGAAAAGCTAGAGAAAAACTTGAATTTTTACACTCATGTGGCAGGAAAGGAATTTTTCGCAAAATATATGAATTG GAAAAAGAGAATTCAACTGCCGAAGTTAGCAGAGCTGCGATATTTGTTGACACCCACTTTTCCAAGAATATGAATGATCCTAAAATG AGATTAGTTAAAGAGCTTGTAGAAGCTAATCCAGACGGTCAAAAAGATATCGACAACGATGCTGTCGCACTG GTATATGGACGTGATTCACGAGGTTCAGTAAAAGGCATGGGAGGAGGTGTTTCGAGGACTATGATACATGCTTCGGCTCCAAGTTTAGAGATTCTTCGCAAAGTTGAGCAAGAAAACAAGAGTTTGCGGTCTGATCTCCATTTACTCCGAACACAATTAGGATTACACACACCGAATGATACTTCTACACCATCAAATCAATCTGCGCCTCAGACACAAAATCGTACTTCTACAGCATCAAATCAATCTGCGGTGCACACACAAAACCGTACTTCTACACCATCAAATCAATCTGTGCCTCGGACACAAAATCATCCTTCTACACCACCAAATCAATCTGCGCCGCACACACAAAACCGCACTTCTACACCATCAAATCAATCTGCGCCTCAG GCACCTGAAGTGTCCAACTTGCCTGCTCGTTTACGTTTGGTACCTGAATCGTCCAACTTGCCTGGTCGTTCACATTCCAACTTGCCTGCTCGATCACGTTTGGTACCTGAAGCGTCCAAATTGCCTGCTCGATCACGCTTCGCACCTGAAGCGTCCAAATTGCCTGCTCGTTCACGCCTGACACCTGAAGCATCCAACTTGCCTGCTCTTTCACGCTTGGCACCTGAAGTGTCCAACTCGCCTGTTCCTTCACGTTTAGCACCTGAAGTGTCCAATTTTCCTGCTCGTGCACCTCCTGTGTCCAACATGCATTCTAACTCATGTTTCATAAATAACTTTAAAGGAAGAACCATTGCTTTAGGTAGTTTTAACGCTGCTGATCCACCAATGGAACATGCCTACAGTTTAAGCATCGAAGAAATATTCGACAGAGATGCAGATTTATTTGATAGAGATGGGAAGCTTGGAGATATTATGATTGGGGGCGTTATTAATTGGCCAAAAGCATGTGTTGAGTTCAACTTGCCAGCTAGCTCATGTTTTATAAGAAATTTCAAAGGAAGAATTATTGCTTCCGGTAGTTTCAACACTACTGATTCACCTGCGCTTCATGTCTGCAGTGTAATTGTCAAAGAAATTTATGACAGACATGCAGAATTATTTGATGAAGATGGGAAGCTTGGGGACATTATGATCGGGTGTGTGATTAATTGGCCAAGTGCATGTATTACGCCTTGTCAATCATAA
- the LOC113357811 gene encoding uncharacterized protein LOC113357811 isoform X3 — MRSKRLELQEALKMQKHKPSTKKRQEALQNQRLSTTKPRSASINNGRRENEILTDVADERPNAVAPEKQKSSATKSCSGFITGRRAKKVVTDAVVGERLNAFALEKQRSLTIKPHISFVNGQREKESVTEAVEKQTSSTTKSCSAVNDDSWANEIVRITVDARLDAVSFKKQRLSTTEPSSAFVNHRKESEIVTDQEDERLNAVADMLDAGKDTGDEDAETPDTWTDTRDEDADILDADGNRYVRIAEDQLLPTDSDEDAGVLDADGNRYMQIAEDQLLRTDSDEDADVLDANVYGDVPIVEDIDSDEGADTLDGDANDDIEIVEDQWQPTIAYCSSNGQGSTSMPSDTRIPIIFDKYGRPCDVGSEEFVTDIGRILRAHCPPAIDSWKIVPNSIKENIWKAVVIRYVVPEVYKPSILEKARKSLKSWKHSLRLELDKYETVAERKINIPWRLITKREDWESFVDFCNTDEDRKRREAGRKAREKLEFLHSCGRKGIFRKIYELEKENSTAEVSRAAIFVDTHFSKNMNDPKMRLVKELVEANPDGQKDIDNDAVALVYGRDSRGSVKGMGGGVSRTMIHASAPSLEILRKVEQENKSLRSDLHLLRTQLGLHTPNDTSTPSNQSAPQTQNRTSTASNQSAVHTQNRTSTPSNQSVPRTQNHPSTPPNQSAPHTQNRTSTPSNQSAPQAPEVSNLPARLRLVPESSNLPGRSHSNLPARSRLVPEASKLPARSRFAPEASKLPARSRLTPEASNLPALSRLAPEVSNSPVPSRLAPEVSNFPARAPPVSNMHSNSCFINNFKGRTIALGSFNAADPPMEHAYSLSIEEIFDRDADLFDRDGKLGDIMIGGVINWPKACVEFNLPASSCFIRNFKGRIIASGSFNTTDSPALHVCSVIVKEIYDRHAELFDEDGKLGDIMIGCVINWPSACITPCQS; from the exons ATGAGGTCGAAAAGACTGGAACTACAAGAAGCTCTCAAGATGCAGAAGCATAAGCCGTCAACAAAAAAACGTCAAGAAGCTCTCCAGAACCAGAGGCTGTCAACAACAAAACCACGCTCTGCATCTATCAACAacggaagaagagaaaatgaaattCTGACTGATGTAGCGGATGAAAGACCCAACGCTGTCGCTCCCGAGAAGCAAAAGTCTTCAGCAACAAAATCATGTTCTGGATTCATAACTGGCCGAAGAGCAAAAAAAGTTGTGACTGATGCAGTAGTGGGTGAAAGACTCAATGCTTTTGCTCTCGAGAAGCAGAGGTCGTTAACTATAAAACCACACATTTCGTTCGTTAATGGCCAAAGGGAAAAAGAAAGTGTGACAGAAGCAGTGGAGAAGCAgacttcttcaacaacaaaatcATGTTCTGCAGTCAACGATGATAGTTGGGCAAACGAAATTGTTAGGATCACAGTGGATGCAAGACTGGACGCTGTTAGTTTCAAGAAGCAGAGGTTGTCAACAACTGAACCATCTTCTGCATTTGTTAATCACAGGAAGGAAAGTGAAATTGTGACCGATCAAGAGGATGAAAGACTCAATGCTGTTGCTGACATGCTTGATGCTGGGAAGGATACTGGAGATGAAGATGCCGAGACACCTGATACTTGGACTGATACTAGAGATGAAGATGCTGAC ATACTTGATGCGGATGGAAACAGGTACGTGCGAATTGCGGAAGACCAATTGTTACCCACCGACTCTGATGAAGATGCTGGTGTGCTTGATGCGGATGGAAACAGGTACATGCAAATTGCAGAAGACCAATTGTTGCGCACCGACTCTGATGAAGATGCTGACGTGCTTGATGCCAATGTATACGGTGACGTGCCAATTGTGGAAGACATTGACTCTGATGAAGGTGCTGACACACTTGATGGCGATGCAAATGATGACATAGAAATTGTGGAAGATCAATGGCAACCCACTATAGCATACTGCTCAAGTAATGGCCAAGGAAGCACTTCGATGCCATCAG ATACCCGTATCCCAATTATATTCGACAAATATGGGCGGCCTTGTGATGTTGGGTCGGAAGAATTTGTGACGGATATTGGAAGGATACTACGAGCACATTGTCCTCCTGCAATCGATTCTTGGAAAATTGTTCCAAACAGCAtcaaagaaaatatttggaaGGCTGTTGTT ATTAGGTATGTCGTACCTGAAGTTTATAAGCCCAGTATTTTGGAAAAGGCTAGAAAATCTTTGAAAAGTTGGAAGCATAGTCTGCGTTTAGAGTTGGATAAATATGAGACCGTTGCTGAGAGAAAAATAAATATTCCATGGCGTCTGATTACAAAGAGAGAAGATTGGGAGAGTTTTGTTGATTTCTGCAATACTGACGAGGATAGGAAACGTCGCGAAGCTGGTAGAAAAGCTAGAGAAAAACTTGAATTTTTACACTCATGTGGCAGGAAAGGAATTTTTCGCAAAATATATGAATTG GAAAAAGAGAATTCAACTGCCGAAGTTAGCAGAGCTGCGATATTTGTTGACACCCACTTTTCCAAGAATATGAATGATCCTAAAATG AGATTAGTTAAAGAGCTTGTAGAAGCTAATCCAGACGGTCAAAAAGATATCGACAACGATGCTGTCGCACTG GTATATGGACGTGATTCACGAGGTTCAGTAAAAGGCATGGGAGGAGGTGTTTCGAGGACTATGATACATGCTTCGGCTCCAAGTTTAGAGATTCTTCGCAAAGTTGAGCAAGAAAACAAGAGTTTGCGGTCTGATCTCCATTTACTCCGAACACAATTAGGATTACACACACCGAATGATACTTCTACACCATCAAATCAATCTGCGCCTCAGACACAAAATCGTACTTCTACAGCATCAAATCAATCTGCGGTGCACACACAAAACCGTACTTCTACACCATCAAATCAATCTGTGCCTCGGACACAAAATCATCCTTCTACACCACCAAATCAATCTGCGCCGCACACACAAAACCGCACTTCTACACCATCAAATCAATCTGCGCCTCAG GCACCTGAAGTGTCCAACTTGCCTGCTCGTTTACGTTTGGTACCTGAATCGTCCAACTTGCCTGGTCGTTCACATTCCAACTTGCCTGCTCGATCACGTTTGGTACCTGAAGCGTCCAAATTGCCTGCTCGATCACGCTTCGCACCTGAAGCGTCCAAATTGCCTGCTCGTTCACGCCTGACACCTGAAGCATCCAACTTGCCTGCTCTTTCACGCTTGGCACCTGAAGTGTCCAACTCGCCTGTTCCTTCACGTTTAGCACCTGAAGTGTCCAATTTTCCTGCTCGTGCACCTCCTGTGTCCAACATGCATTCTAACTCATGTTTCATAAATAACTTTAAAGGAAGAACCATTGCTTTAGGTAGTTTTAACGCTGCTGATCCACCAATGGAACATGCCTACAGTTTAAGCATCGAAGAAATATTCGACAGAGATGCAGATTTATTTGATAGAGATGGGAAGCTTGGAGATATTATGATTGGGGGCGTTATTAATTGGCCAAAAGCATGTGTTGAGTTCAACTTGCCAGCTAGCTCATGTTTTATAAGAAATTTCAAAGGAAGAATTATTGCTTCCGGTAGTTTCAACACTACTGATTCACCTGCGCTTCATGTCTGCAGTGTAATTGTCAAAGAAATTTATGACAGACATGCAGAATTATTTGATGAAGATGGGAAGCTTGGGGACATTATGATCGGGTGTGTGATTAATTGGCCAAGTGCATGTATTACGCCTTGTCAATCATAA
- the LOC113357812 gene encoding NDR1/HIN1-like protein 10 — protein MGCFSSIVCCVPKCIFKIILSILVAIGIAVLIVWLILRPINPLKYQVDNASLTQFNVTGNDMLHYDLAVDLNLRNPNTKIGVYYDQIEARAFYDGQRFDSVMLTPFYQGHKNTTILRPVFKGQHLLPNVLGEFNQDKADGKFNVEVKLYLKMRFKAGLVKTTKFRPKVKCQFAVPLGSSVEFTSEKCDYDW, from the coding sequence ATGGGATGTTTCAGTAGTATAGTATGTTGTGTTCCAAAATGTATCTTCAAAATCATTCTCTCTATTCTCGTCGCCATTGGCATAGCAGTTCTTATTGTCTGGTTAATCCTGCGTCCGATAAACCCATTGAAATATCAAGTCGATAACGCTTCCCTTACTCAGTTCAACGTCACCGGTAACGACATGCTTCATTACGATCTTGCAGTGGATTTAAACTTAAGAAACCCGAATACGAAAATTGGTGTTTACTATGATCAGATTGAAGCTAGAGCGTTTTACGATGGTCAGAGGTTTGATTCGGTTATGTTAACACCGTTCTATCAAGGTCATAAGAATACTACTATTCTCCGTCCGGTGTTCAAAGGGCAACATCTATTACCAAATGTGCTAGGTGAGTTTAACCAAGATAAGGCTGATGGGAAATTCAATGTTGAAGTTAAGCTTTATCTTAAGATGAGATTCAAAGCTGGTCTTGTTAAGACTACTAAGTTCAGGCCTAAAGTTAAGTGTCAGTTTGCAGTTCCTTTGGGTTCTTCAGTTGAATTCACTTCTGAGAAGTGCGACTATGATTGGTGA
- the LOC113360221 gene encoding NDR1/HIN1-like protein 10 produces the protein MCNIILSILTTLGLAALIVWLIFRPINPLKYHVDNASLIQFNVTGNDMLHYELAIDLSLRNPNTRIGVYYDQIEARAFYDGQRFDSVMLTPFYQGHKNTTILHPVFKGQKLLPNVQGAYDKDGSDGKFNIEVKLYIKMRYKAGDVETIRVHPGYKCELEVPLGSASGFTPQKCTFGY, from the coding sequence ATGTGCAACATTATTCTCTCCATTCTCACCACCTTAGGTTTAGCAGCTCTTATTGTTTGGTTAATCTTTCGTCCGATAAACCCATTGAAATATCACGTTGATAATGCTTCGCTTATTCAATTCAATGTTACCGGTAATGACATGCTGCATTACGAACTTGCGATAGATTTGAGTTTAAGAAACCCGAATACTAGAATCGGTGTTTATTACGATCAGATTGAAGCTAGAGCGTTTTACGACGGTCAGAGATTCGATTCGGTTATGTTAACACCCTTCTATCAAGGACATAAGAATACGACTATTCTTCATCCGGTTTTCAAAGGGCAAAAACTTTTACCAAATGTACAAGGTGCATATGATAAAGATGGGAGTGATGGGAAATTCAATATTGAAGTTAAACTCTATATTAAGATGAGATATAAAGCTGGTGATGTTGAGACTATCAGGGTCCATCCGGGGTATAAATGTGAGCTTGAAGTTCCTTTGGGTTCTGCATCTGGCTTCACTCCTCAAAAGTGCACCTTCGGTTATTGA
- the LOC113357813 gene encoding NDR1/HIN1-like protein 10: MGCFGIICCVPKCIFKIILSILIALGLAVLIVWLILRPINHLKFNVTDASLTQFNITGNDMLHYDLAVDLNLRNPNKKIGVYYDQIEARAFYDGRRFDSVMLTPFYQGHKNTTILRPVFKGQRLLPNVQGEYNKDMVDGKFNVEVKLYLKMRFKAGVVKTTKFKPRVKCEFEVPLAGSNPAIGFTPKKCGYGY, translated from the coding sequence ATGGGATGTTTCGGAATAATATGTTGTGTTCCAAAGTGCATCTTCAAAATCATTCTCTCTATTCTCATTGCCCTGGGGCTAGCAGTTCTTATTGTTTGGTTAATCCTCCGTCCGATAAACCACTTGAAATTCAACGTCACAGATGCTTCACTTACCCAGTTCAACATCACTGGCAACGACATGCTTCATTACGATCTTGCAGTAGACTTGAACTTGAGAAACCCGAACAAGAAAATCGGTGTTTACTATGATCAGATTGAAGCTAGAGCGTTTTACGATGGTCGAAGATTCGATTCGGTCATGTTAACACCGTTCTATCAAGGCCATAAGAATACCACTATTCTTCGTCCAGTGTTCAAAGGGCAAAGGCTTTTACCAAATGTACAAGGTGAATATAATAAAGATATGGTAGATGGGAAATTCAACGTTGAAGTTAAACTCTATCTTAAGATGAGATTCAAAGCTGGTGTTGTTAAGACTACTAAGTTCAAGCCTAGAGTTAAATGTGAGTTTGAAGTCCCTTTGGCAGGTTCTAATCCTGCAATTGGCTTCACGCCTAAGAAGTGCGGATACGGTTACTGA